One part of the Dioscorea cayenensis subsp. rotundata cultivar TDr96_F1 chromosome 2, TDr96_F1_v2_PseudoChromosome.rev07_lg8_w22 25.fasta, whole genome shotgun sequence genome encodes these proteins:
- the LOC120275164 gene encoding MDIS1-interacting receptor like kinase 2-like → MPLEIGLLPKLRRFDISSNNMEGKIPREFGKLSSIFDLNMSNNHLTGTIPPEFGDLSSLEALDLSSNNLRGEIPIWLENCIKLHSLKLSNNKLGGVIPSQLGNLNLHEVLDLSDNLFTGGIPPQLGNLMMLQELNLSHNKLVGGIPSSFQLMIGLTSLDLSYNSLEGPVPKNHFFQAAPLQWFTHNKGLCGQVHGLPPCPQSSLESRDNAEKHHTIVILIVLLIFSILFLIIGVFTLLYYKRTKSNTNDTSEEFDEHFFSIWGVNHGKEAYKEIIRATKNFDEKYQIGTGACSIVYKATISPGVTLAIKKIQEEEEAQENKQAFQNEIQALTKIRHRNIVGFHGFCSTNKFSFLAYEYMERGSLCATLRSEKGAMELDWIKRVSIVQDIAQALSYLHHDCNPPIIHRDITSNNILLDEEYKACVADFGISRLLKPNSSHWSLLAGTYGYMAPELAYAMRVTEKCDVYSFGIVALEVICGTHPGDLLSNLSLSMLVKDILDPRLPLPLHIADQVTMNQVLFVILIAMHCINTDPQARPTMRQVSERLFSPKSWPTFDIFSFQALTLHHLINIVQTHIDDQVLE, encoded by the exons ATGCCCTTGGAAATTGGGCTATTGCCAAAGTTGCGACGATTTGACATCTCTTCCAATAATATGGAGGGAAAGATCCCAAGAGAGTTTGGTAAATTATCTAGTATATTTGACCTAAACATGAGCAACAATCATCTCACGGGAACCATACCACCAGAATTTGGAGATCTATCTTCATTAGAAGCTCTTGATTTGTCAAGCAACAATTTGAGAGGAGAAATACCAATTTGGTTGGAGAATTGCATTAAATtgcactctctcaagttgagcaATAACAAACTAGGTGGAGTGATTCCTTCTCAACTTGGTAACTTGAATTTACATGAAGTTCTAGACTTGAGTGACAATTTATTCACAGGAGGAATACCACCACAACTTGGCAATTTGATGATGTTGCAAGAGTTGAATTTATCACATAACAAGTTGGTTGGTGGCATTCCATCTTCTTTTCAATTAATGATAGGCTTAACATCATTGGATTTATCTTATAATTCTCTGGAAGGTCCAGTTCCAAAGAATCATTTTTTTCAAGCAGCTCCCCTTCAGTGGTTTACCCACAATAAGGGCTTATGTGGTCAAGTGCATGGACTACCTCCATGTCCTCAATCGTCGTTAGAAAGTAGAGATAATGCAGAAAAACATCACACAATCGTTATCTTGATTGTTCTTTTAATATTCAGTatcttatttttgataattggaGTATTCACATTACTTTATTATAAGAGAACGAAGTCCAATACAAATGACACAAGTGAAGAATTTGATGAACACTTCTTCTCCATTTGGGGAGTCAATCATGGAAAGGAAGCATACAAAGAGATTATAAGAGCGACAAAAAATTTTGATGAGAAGTATCAAATCGGTACTGGAGCTTGTAGCATAGTCTATAAAGCAACAATATCACCAGGAGTGACACTTGCtatcaagaaaattcaagaagaagaagaagcccaAGAGAATAAGCAAGCTtttcaaaatgaaatacaagcatTAACTAAAATTCGGCATCGGAATATTGTGGGTTTTCATGGTTTTTGCTCTACTAATAAATTCAGTTTTCTTGCATATGAATATATGGAGAGAGGAAGCCTGTGTGCCACTCTAAGATCTGAGAAAGGAGCAATGGAGTTGGATTGGATCAAGAGAGTCAGCATTGTACAAGACATTGCTCAAGCTTTATCTTACTTACATCATGATTGTAATCCACCTATCATTCATCGAGACATAACGAGCAACAATATTCTTTTGGATGAAGAGTACAAGGCTTGTGTTGCAGACTTTGGTATTTCTCGACTATTAAAACCTAATTCATCACATTGGAGTTTGCTTGCGGGCACATATGGGTACATGGCACCAG AGCTTGCCTATGCCATGAGAGTGACTGAAAAATGTGATGTATATAGTTTCGGAATTGTAGCACTTGAAGTGATATGTGGAACGCATCCTGGGGATCTCCTAAGCAACTTATCATTGAGTATGCTAGTGAAAGATATTCTTGATCCACGGCTTCCCCTTCCCCTTCATATAGCTGATCAAGTGACCATGAATCAAGTGCTTTTTGTGATTTTAATAGCAATGCATTGCATCAACACTGATCCACAGGCTCGCCCTACAATGCGACAAGTATCTGAAAGATTGTTTTCTCCGAAGTCTTGGCCAACATTTGACATCTTCTCTTTTCAAGCACTTACCCTTCATCACCTCATAAACATTGTGCAAACACATATTGATGATCAAGTGCTTGAATAA
- the LOC120270410 gene encoding probable leucine-rich repeat receptor-like protein kinase At1g35710 isoform X2, translated as MKSLLPSKFTTFPTLMMMMMMMKVLSLLVLLFSNLCFPVFNMATASNIESQGRALLQWKETLETQELLDTWTSKTSPCNWTGITCRYNGHLMETITRVQLEELGLEGKLETLNFSALPSLRVLNLIGNHIHGSIPASISALSKLTILRLTTNNLTGVIPSELGNLTRLNTLLLAENQISGSIPPSFGKLLNLNRLAIYLNFLVGSIPPELGNLTKLNFLYLWRNNLIGYIPCPIGNLVNLKGFDISDNHITGPIPHGIANLTKLETFYLFNNNINGSIPNEIGNLVNLRDFSIFKNQITGSIPHSIGTLTKLETFYLYDNNINGSIPCEIGNLVSLRDYDTSSNQITGPIPHSIGTLTKLEFFYLYNNRINGSIPYEIGNLVNLREFDTYGNQITGPIPHSIGTLTKLEVFYLYNNSINGSIPNEIGNLVNLRDFEISHNQITGLIPPSLGSLKSLTYLYLNNNHLSGILPNKMANLTNLIDLALFNNNLFGNLPPDLAKGGLLQYLGLGQNNFQGPIPISLKNSTKLVRVRLDGNHFTGDVSQSFGAHPHLDYIDLSFNKLSGNLSPSWGACPNLTSLKISSNRISGQIPWEIIHLPKLQLLDISSNNLVGKIPREFDKLSYIFYLNMSNNHLTGTIPPELGDLSLLEILDLSSNNLRGEIPIRLEDCIKLNSLMLSHNQLSGVIPFQLGNLNLHDILDLSHNLFIGEMPQQLSKLMELRELNLSHNKLVGPIPSSFQSMTSLISLDLSYNYLEGLVPESHFFQAAPLQWFIHNKGLCGQVHGLPPCHQSWLASKGDEEKQHKIIILIVPLVCGILLILFLIIGICALFYCKKKRSIVNDTSEEFDGHFFSIWRVSHGKEAYKEIIRATENFDEKYQIGTGACSIVYKATLSSGLTLAIKKIQEEKEEVQMNEEAFRNEIQALIEIRHRNIGAMELDWIKRVSIVRDIAQALSYLHHDCNPSIVHRDITSNNILLDEEYKACVADFGISRLLKPNSSHWSLLAGTYGYMAPELAYVMRVTEKCDVYSFGVVAFEIIHGTHPGDLLSNLSLSMLVKDMLDSRLPLHITDQVTTNQVLLVILIAMQCINIVPEARPTMQQVSQRLSSPKSLLACDNYSFQALTLGHLINIVQVHIDDRAQE; from the exons ATGAAATCATTGCTTCCCTCAAAGTTCACCACCTTCCCaacattgatgatgatgatgatgatgatgaaggtgCTTTCACTGTTGGTACTGCTCTTCTCCAATCTCTGTTTCCCTGTTTTCAACATGGCTACAGCTTCAAATATTGAATCTCAAGGGAGGGCTCTTCTTCAGTGGAAGGAGACCCTTGAAACACAAGAACTCCTTGACACCTGGACATCAAAAACAAGTCCATGCAACTGGACTGGAATCACTTGCAGATATAATGGGCATCTCATGGAAACCATCACCAGGGTCCAACTGGAAGAGTTGGGACTAGAAGGGAAGCTGGAGACTCTCAACTTCTCAGCTCTACCATCACTCAGAGTTCTCAACCTCATTGGCAACCATATACATGGATCCATCCCTGCAAGCATTTCAGCTCTCTCCAAGCTCACCATCCTTCGTCTCACCACCAACAATCTCACAGGCGTCATCCCATCAGAGCTTGGTAATTTAACAAGACTCAACACCCTGTTGCTAGCTGAGAATCAGATAAGTGGCTCCATACCTCCTTCTTTTGGAAAGCTTTTGAACCTGAATAGGTTAGCCATCTACTTAAATTTCTTAGTTGGTTCCATCCCTCCAGAGCTTGGAAACTTGACCAAACTCAATTTCTTATACCTATGGAGAAATAACCTCATTGGTTATATTCCTTGTCCGATTGGGAATCTGGTGAATTTGAAAGGGTTTGATATATCTGACAACCACATAACCGGTCCTATCCCACATGGCATTGCAAACCTGACCAAACTTGAAACCTTTTacctatttaataataacataaatggcTCTATTCCTAATGAAATTGGGAATTTAGTGAatttgagagatttctccatatttaaaaaccaaataactGGTTCCATCCCACATAGCATTGGAACCTTGACCAAGCTTGAAACTTTTTATCTATATGACAATAACATAAATGGTTCAATTCCTTGTGAGATCGGGAATCTAGTGAGTTTGAGAGATTATGATACATCTAGCAATCAGATAACTGGTCCCATCCCACATAGCATTGGAACCTTGACcaagcttgaatttttttacctATATAACAATCGCATAAATGGCTCCATTCCTTATGAGATAGGGAATCTAGTGAATTTGAGAGAGTTTGATACATATGGCAATCAGATAACCGGTCCCATCCCACATAGCATTGGAACCTTGACCAAGCTTGAAgttttttacttatataacaATAGCATAAATGGCTCCATTCCTAATGAGATTGGGAATCTAGTGAACTTGAGagattttgaaatatctcataacCAAATAACTGGTCTCATTCCTCCTTCTCTTGGAAGTTTGAAAAGtcttacatatttatatttaaacaacaaTCATCTCTCAGGCATATTGCCTAATAAAATGGCCAATCTTACAAATTTAATTGATCTTGCATTGTTCAACAATAATCTCTTTGGTAATCTACCACCAGATTTGGCCAAAGGCGGTTTGCTTCAGTATCTTGGTTTGGGCCAAAATAATTTCCAAGGACCCATTCCgataagtttgaaaaattcaacaaaattagTTAGGGTCCGACTTGATGGAAACCACTTTACCGGAGATGTCTCTCAAAGCTTTGGTGCTCATCCACATTTGGATTATATTGATCTAAGCTTTAACAAATTGTCCGGCAATTTATCACCATCTTGGGGAGCATGCCCTAACTTGACAAGCCTTAAAATATCAAGCAATAGAATCAGCGGACAAATACCATGGGAAATCATTCATTTACCCAAGCTGCAGTTACTCGACATCTCTTCCAATAATTTGGTGGGAAAGATTCcaagggagtttgataaattaTCTTACATATTTTACTTGAACATGAGCAACAATCATCTCACAGGAACAATACCACCAGAATTGGGGGATCTATCTTTATTAGAAATTCTAGATCTGTCAAGCAACAATCTAAGAGGAGAAATACCAATACGGTTGGAGGATTGCATTAAATTGAACTCACTCATGTTGAGTCATAATCAACTTAGTGGAGTGATCCCTTTTCAACTTGGGAATTTGAACTTGCATGACATTCTAGACTTGAGCCACAATTTATTCATAGGAGAAATGCCACAACAATTAAGCAAGTTAATGGAGTTGCGAGAGTTGAACTTATCACACAATAAATTGGTTGGTCCAATTCCGTCTTCTTTTCAATCAATGACAAGCTTAATATCATTGGATTTATCTTATAATTATCTGGAAGGTCTGGTTCCAGAGAGCCATTTCTTTCAAGCAGCTCCCcttcagtggtttatccacaatAAAGGTTTATGTGGCCAAGTGCATGGTTTACCTCCATGTCATCAATCTTGGTTAGCAAGTAAAGGTGATGAAGAGAAacaacataaaattattatcttaATTGTTCCTTTGGTATGTGGCATTTTACTTatcttatttttgataattggaATATGCGCATTGTtttattgtaagaaaaaaagatCCATTGTGAATGACACAAGTGAAGAATTTGATGGACATTTCTTCTCCATTTGGAGAGTTAGTCATGGCAAGGAAGCATATAAAGAGATCATTAGAGCAAcagaaaattttgatgaaaagtATCAGATTGGTACCGGAGCTTGTAGTATAGTCTATAAAGCCACACTATCATCAGGGTTGACACTTGCtatcaagaaaattcaagaagaaaaagaagaagtccAAATGAATGAGGAAGCTTTCCgaaatgaaatacaagcatTAATTGAAATCCGGCATCGGAATATT GGAGCAATGGAGTTGGATTGGATCAAGAGAGTCAGCATTGTACGAGACATTGCTCAAGCTTTATCTTACTTGCATCATGATTGTAATCCATCTATTGTTCATCGAGATATAACGAGCAACAACATTCTTTTGGATGAAGAGTACAAGGCTTGTGTTGCGGACTTTGGTATTTCTCGATTGTTAAAACCTAATTCTTCACATTGGAGTTTGCTTGCAGGCACATATGGGTACATGGCACCAG AGCTTGCCTATGTAATGAGAGTCACCGAAAAATGTGATGTATATAGTTTTGGAGTTGTAGCTTTTGAAATCATACATGGAACACATCCTGGGGATCTCCTAAGCAATTTATCATTGAGTATGCTAGTGAAAGATATGCTAGATTCACGTCTTCCCCTTCATATTACTGATCAAGTGACCACAAACCAAGTGCTTTTGGTGATTTTGATAGCAATGCAGTGTATCAACATTGTTCCAGAGGCTCGCCCTACAATGCAACAAGTATCTCAAAGGTTGTCTTCTCCAAAGTCTTTGCTGGCATGTGACAACTATTCTTTTCAAGCACTTACACTTGGTCACCTCATAAACATTGTACAAGTGCATATTGATGATCGAGCCCAAGAATAA
- the LOC120270410 gene encoding probable leucine-rich repeat receptor-like protein kinase At1g35710 isoform X1 yields MKSLLPSKFTTFPTLMMMMMMMKVLSLLVLLFSNLCFPVFNMATASNIESQGRALLQWKETLETQELLDTWTSKTSPCNWTGITCRYNGHLMETITRVQLEELGLEGKLETLNFSALPSLRVLNLIGNHIHGSIPASISALSKLTILRLTTNNLTGVIPSELGNLTRLNTLLLAENQISGSIPPSFGKLLNLNRLAIYLNFLVGSIPPELGNLTKLNFLYLWRNNLIGYIPCPIGNLVNLKGFDISDNHITGPIPHGIANLTKLETFYLFNNNINGSIPNEIGNLVNLRDFSIFKNQITGSIPHSIGTLTKLETFYLYDNNINGSIPCEIGNLVSLRDYDTSSNQITGPIPHSIGTLTKLEFFYLYNNRINGSIPYEIGNLVNLREFDTYGNQITGPIPHSIGTLTKLEVFYLYNNSINGSIPNEIGNLVNLRDFEISHNQITGLIPPSLGSLKSLTYLYLNNNHLSGILPNKMANLTNLIDLALFNNNLFGNLPPDLAKGGLLQYLGLGQNNFQGPIPISLKNSTKLVRVRLDGNHFTGDVSQSFGAHPHLDYIDLSFNKLSGNLSPSWGACPNLTSLKISSNRISGQIPWEIIHLPKLQLLDISSNNLVGKIPREFDKLSYIFYLNMSNNHLTGTIPPELGDLSLLEILDLSSNNLRGEIPIRLEDCIKLNSLMLSHNQLSGVIPFQLGNLNLHDILDLSHNLFIGEMPQQLSKLMELRELNLSHNKLVGPIPSSFQSMTSLISLDLSYNYLEGLVPESHFFQAAPLQWFIHNKGLCGQVHGLPPCHQSWLASKGDEEKQHKIIILIVPLVCGILLILFLIIGICALFYCKKKRSIVNDTSEEFDGHFFSIWRVSHGKEAYKEIIRATENFDEKYQIGTGACSIVYKATLSSGLTLAIKKIQEEKEEVQMNEEAFRNEIQALIEIRHRNIVRFYGFCSTNKFNFLAYEYMERGSLGTNLRSEQGAMELDWIKRVSIVRDIAQALSYLHHDCNPSIVHRDITSNNILLDEEYKACVADFGISRLLKPNSSHWSLLAGTYGYMAPELAYVMRVTEKCDVYSFGVVAFEIIHGTHPGDLLSNLSLSMLVKDMLDSRLPLHITDQVTTNQVLLVILIAMQCINIVPEARPTMQQVSQRLSSPKSLLACDNYSFQALTLGHLINIVQVHIDDRAQE; encoded by the exons ATGAAATCATTGCTTCCCTCAAAGTTCACCACCTTCCCaacattgatgatgatgatgatgatgatgaaggtgCTTTCACTGTTGGTACTGCTCTTCTCCAATCTCTGTTTCCCTGTTTTCAACATGGCTACAGCTTCAAATATTGAATCTCAAGGGAGGGCTCTTCTTCAGTGGAAGGAGACCCTTGAAACACAAGAACTCCTTGACACCTGGACATCAAAAACAAGTCCATGCAACTGGACTGGAATCACTTGCAGATATAATGGGCATCTCATGGAAACCATCACCAGGGTCCAACTGGAAGAGTTGGGACTAGAAGGGAAGCTGGAGACTCTCAACTTCTCAGCTCTACCATCACTCAGAGTTCTCAACCTCATTGGCAACCATATACATGGATCCATCCCTGCAAGCATTTCAGCTCTCTCCAAGCTCACCATCCTTCGTCTCACCACCAACAATCTCACAGGCGTCATCCCATCAGAGCTTGGTAATTTAACAAGACTCAACACCCTGTTGCTAGCTGAGAATCAGATAAGTGGCTCCATACCTCCTTCTTTTGGAAAGCTTTTGAACCTGAATAGGTTAGCCATCTACTTAAATTTCTTAGTTGGTTCCATCCCTCCAGAGCTTGGAAACTTGACCAAACTCAATTTCTTATACCTATGGAGAAATAACCTCATTGGTTATATTCCTTGTCCGATTGGGAATCTGGTGAATTTGAAAGGGTTTGATATATCTGACAACCACATAACCGGTCCTATCCCACATGGCATTGCAAACCTGACCAAACTTGAAACCTTTTacctatttaataataacataaatggcTCTATTCCTAATGAAATTGGGAATTTAGTGAatttgagagatttctccatatttaaaaaccaaataactGGTTCCATCCCACATAGCATTGGAACCTTGACCAAGCTTGAAACTTTTTATCTATATGACAATAACATAAATGGTTCAATTCCTTGTGAGATCGGGAATCTAGTGAGTTTGAGAGATTATGATACATCTAGCAATCAGATAACTGGTCCCATCCCACATAGCATTGGAACCTTGACcaagcttgaatttttttacctATATAACAATCGCATAAATGGCTCCATTCCTTATGAGATAGGGAATCTAGTGAATTTGAGAGAGTTTGATACATATGGCAATCAGATAACCGGTCCCATCCCACATAGCATTGGAACCTTGACCAAGCTTGAAgttttttacttatataacaATAGCATAAATGGCTCCATTCCTAATGAGATTGGGAATCTAGTGAACTTGAGagattttgaaatatctcataacCAAATAACTGGTCTCATTCCTCCTTCTCTTGGAAGTTTGAAAAGtcttacatatttatatttaaacaacaaTCATCTCTCAGGCATATTGCCTAATAAAATGGCCAATCTTACAAATTTAATTGATCTTGCATTGTTCAACAATAATCTCTTTGGTAATCTACCACCAGATTTGGCCAAAGGCGGTTTGCTTCAGTATCTTGGTTTGGGCCAAAATAATTTCCAAGGACCCATTCCgataagtttgaaaaattcaacaaaattagTTAGGGTCCGACTTGATGGAAACCACTTTACCGGAGATGTCTCTCAAAGCTTTGGTGCTCATCCACATTTGGATTATATTGATCTAAGCTTTAACAAATTGTCCGGCAATTTATCACCATCTTGGGGAGCATGCCCTAACTTGACAAGCCTTAAAATATCAAGCAATAGAATCAGCGGACAAATACCATGGGAAATCATTCATTTACCCAAGCTGCAGTTACTCGACATCTCTTCCAATAATTTGGTGGGAAAGATTCcaagggagtttgataaattaTCTTACATATTTTACTTGAACATGAGCAACAATCATCTCACAGGAACAATACCACCAGAATTGGGGGATCTATCTTTATTAGAAATTCTAGATCTGTCAAGCAACAATCTAAGAGGAGAAATACCAATACGGTTGGAGGATTGCATTAAATTGAACTCACTCATGTTGAGTCATAATCAACTTAGTGGAGTGATCCCTTTTCAACTTGGGAATTTGAACTTGCATGACATTCTAGACTTGAGCCACAATTTATTCATAGGAGAAATGCCACAACAATTAAGCAAGTTAATGGAGTTGCGAGAGTTGAACTTATCACACAATAAATTGGTTGGTCCAATTCCGTCTTCTTTTCAATCAATGACAAGCTTAATATCATTGGATTTATCTTATAATTATCTGGAAGGTCTGGTTCCAGAGAGCCATTTCTTTCAAGCAGCTCCCcttcagtggtttatccacaatAAAGGTTTATGTGGCCAAGTGCATGGTTTACCTCCATGTCATCAATCTTGGTTAGCAAGTAAAGGTGATGAAGAGAAacaacataaaattattatcttaATTGTTCCTTTGGTATGTGGCATTTTACTTatcttatttttgataattggaATATGCGCATTGTtttattgtaagaaaaaaagatCCATTGTGAATGACACAAGTGAAGAATTTGATGGACATTTCTTCTCCATTTGGAGAGTTAGTCATGGCAAGGAAGCATATAAAGAGATCATTAGAGCAAcagaaaattttgatgaaaagtATCAGATTGGTACCGGAGCTTGTAGTATAGTCTATAAAGCCACACTATCATCAGGGTTGACACTTGCtatcaagaaaattcaagaagaaaaagaagaagtccAAATGAATGAGGAAGCTTTCCgaaatgaaatacaagcatTAATTGAAATCCGGCATCGGAATATTGTGAGGTTTTATGGTTTTTGCTCTACAAATAAATTCAACTTTCTTGCATATGAGTATATGGAGAGAGGAAGCCTGGGCACTAATCTAAGATCTGAACAGGGAGCAATGGAGTTGGATTGGATCAAGAGAGTCAGCATTGTACGAGACATTGCTCAAGCTTTATCTTACTTGCATCATGATTGTAATCCATCTATTGTTCATCGAGATATAACGAGCAACAACATTCTTTTGGATGAAGAGTACAAGGCTTGTGTTGCGGACTTTGGTATTTCTCGATTGTTAAAACCTAATTCTTCACATTGGAGTTTGCTTGCAGGCACATATGGGTACATGGCACCAG AGCTTGCCTATGTAATGAGAGTCACCGAAAAATGTGATGTATATAGTTTTGGAGTTGTAGCTTTTGAAATCATACATGGAACACATCCTGGGGATCTCCTAAGCAATTTATCATTGAGTATGCTAGTGAAAGATATGCTAGATTCACGTCTTCCCCTTCATATTACTGATCAAGTGACCACAAACCAAGTGCTTTTGGTGATTTTGATAGCAATGCAGTGTATCAACATTGTTCCAGAGGCTCGCCCTACAATGCAACAAGTATCTCAAAGGTTGTCTTCTCCAAAGTCTTTGCTGGCATGTGACAACTATTCTTTTCAAGCACTTACACTTGGTCACCTCATAAACATTGTACAAGTGCATATTGATGATCGAGCCCAAGAATAA
- the LOC120275155 gene encoding MDIS1-interacting receptor like kinase 2-like, with translation MKSLLPSKFTTFPTLMMMMMVLSLLVLLFSNLCSPVFNMTAASKIESQGRALLQWKATLETQELLNTWTPKTSPCNWTGITCRYNGRHMATITRVQLGGLGLEGKLVTLNFSALPSLRVLQLNDNHLHGSIPAGISALSKLNILYLSANNLTGVIPLELGNLARLYTMWLHKNQISGSIPPSFGKLLKLNSLAISENFLVGSIPLGLGNLTKLNSLYLWRNGLTGSIPREIGNLVNLRDLEISDNQIIGPIPHSIGNPDQA, from the coding sequence ATGAAATCACTGCTTCCCTCAAAGTTCACCACCTTCCCaacattgatgatgatgatgatggtgcttTCACTGTTGGTACTGCTTTTCTCCAATCTCTGTTCCCCTGTTTTCAACATGACAGCAGCTTCAAAGATTGAATCCCAAGGGAGAGCTCTTCTTCAATGGAAGGCCACCCTTGAAACACAAGAACTTCTTAACACCTGGACGCCAAAGACCAGTCCATGCAACTGGACTGGAATCACCTGCAGATATAATGGCCGTCACATGGCAACCATCACCAGGGTCCAACTGGGAGGGTTGGGACTGGAAGGGAAGCTGGTGACTCTCAACTTCTCAGCTCTGCCATCACTCAGAGTTCTCCAACTCAATGACAACCATCTACATGGATCCATTCCTGCAGGCATTTCAGCTCTCTCCAAGCTCAACATCCTTTATCTCTCTGCCAACAATCTCACAGGCGTCATCCCATTAGAGCTTGGTAATTTGGCAAGGCTCTACACCATGTGGCTCCACAAAAATCAGATAAGTGGCTCTATACCTCCTTCTTTTGGAAAGCTTCTGAAACTGAATTCCTTAGCCATCTCCGAAAATTTCTTAGTGGGTTCCATTCCTCTAGGTCTTGGAAACTTGACCAAACTCAATTCTTTATACTTATGGAGAAATGGCCTCACAGGCTCCATTCCTAGAGAGATTGGGAATCTAGTGAACTTGAGAGACCTTGAAATATCTGACAACCAAATAATCGGTCCCATCCCACATAGCATTGGAAACCCCGACCAAGCTTGA